One part of the Olleya sp. YS genome encodes these proteins:
- a CDS encoding O-antigen translocase, with product MKRVLAYINNNVLVKVASLNSVSVIIKIIAGFLTSKFIALFVGSEGMALVGNLRNFVGSIQAISILGLYKGVVKYIAQFKNNTLELSKTISTVFYLGFIATMLMSFLVYFKADYINDLIFKEYNNYAYVIKIFAIALPFYALNMLAFSIMNGFAKYKYLIIFNIFGQILGAVITILLIWLEQIDGALIAVVIAESLIFLITLVGIINRKNFIPLIKASNFSFNFAKKLSSYSGMALFSAIILPFVAILIRSYIIDNVGLKEAGFWEAMNRVSKYYLLFVSTLLTMYILPRFSEIDNIKDFRKEVFSFYKTIIPIFALGLIAVYFLRHVIIQMVFTDEFKPVEELFIWQLLGDFIKVLSIVIAYQFLAKRMFWHYIITEAFSVVTLYFTSKFLIDEFGVVGANMAHFATYVMYYAIILLIFYSSLFGVIPDRIEEE from the coding sequence TTGAAACGAGTTTTAGCGTACATAAATAATAATGTTTTAGTAAAGGTTGCTTCACTTAATTCTGTGTCTGTAATCATTAAAATTATTGCTGGATTTTTAACGTCAAAATTTATTGCACTTTTTGTTGGGTCAGAAGGAATGGCTTTAGTAGGAAATCTAAGAAACTTTGTTGGGTCTATTCAAGCCATATCTATTTTAGGATTGTACAAAGGTGTTGTAAAATATATAGCACAGTTTAAAAATAACACCTTAGAGCTAAGTAAAACCATTTCTACAGTATTTTACTTAGGCTTTATTGCGACTATGCTAATGAGCTTTTTGGTGTATTTTAAAGCAGACTATATTAACGATTTAATTTTTAAAGAATACAATAACTACGCTTACGTTATTAAAATTTTTGCAATAGCACTACCATTTTATGCTTTAAATATGTTAGCATTTTCCATAATGAATGGTTTTGCTAAGTATAAGTACCTAATCATTTTTAATATTTTCGGTCAAATTTTAGGTGCTGTTATAACTATATTACTAATATGGTTAGAACAAATTGATGGAGCATTAATTGCTGTAGTTATAGCCGAATCTTTGATATTTTTAATCACTTTAGTTGGTATTATTAACCGTAAAAACTTTATACCTTTAATTAAAGCCAGCAATTTTAGTTTCAATTTTGCAAAAAAGTTGAGCTCTTATTCTGGTATGGCATTATTTTCTGCAATCATTTTACCTTTTGTTGCTATATTGATTAGAAGTTATATTATTGATAATGTTGGTTTAAAAGAAGCTGGATTTTGGGAAGCGATGAACCGAGTGTCCAAGTACTATTTACTTTTTGTAAGTACATTATTAACCATGTATATCCTTCCAAGATTTTCTGAAATTGATAATATTAAAGATTTTAGAAAAGAAGTCTTTAGCTTTTATAAAACTATTATTCCAATTTTTGCTTTAGGATTAATTGCAGTTTATTTTTTGAGACACGTAATAATACAAATGGTATTTACTGACGAGTTTAAACCAGTTGAAGAATTATTTATTTGGCAATTATTAGGCGATTTTATAAAAGTACTGTCTATAGTTATTGCTTATCAATTTTTAGCTAAGCGCATGTTCTGGCATTATATAATTACAGAAGCGTTCTCTGTAGTTACTCTATATTTTACTAGTAAATTTTTAATTGACGAGTTTGGAGTAGTTGGAGCAAATATGGCACACTTCGCAACTTATGTCATGTATTATGCCATCATTTTATTGATCTTTTACTCGTCTTTATTTGGTGTTATACCAGATAGAATTGAAGAAGAATAA
- a CDS encoding DegT/DnrJ/EryC1/StrS family aminotransferase codes for MIKFLDLKKINARFENEFNAEFSSFLNNGQYILGEGVKTFEANYADYCGTKHCVGVSNGFDALVLIFKGYIELGVLKKGDEVIVPAHTFIASTLAIIEAGLTPVLIEPNPDTFNIEATTIKHHITDKTKAILVVHLYGQLCDMQSITELAKLHNLIIVEDAAQAHGAKNQIGSAGSLADAAAFSFYPAKNLGALGDAGAITTNNSSLAEVVSKLRNYGTTTKYQNEILGVNNRLDELQALFLNIKLKSLDQDNKARQTIAKRYISEIKNQKIKLPYYDGSQNHVFHLFVVLVENRKSFIEYLKVNNIETAIHYPTPPHKQQALYRINHLKFPITEKIHETCVSLPISPIMTNLEVDTVIDKLNNY; via the coding sequence ATGATTAAGTTTTTAGACTTAAAAAAAATAAATGCTCGTTTTGAGAACGAATTTAATGCAGAATTTTCTTCGTTTCTAAATAATGGACAATATATACTTGGCGAAGGAGTAAAAACTTTTGAAGCTAATTATGCAGATTATTGTGGTACAAAACACTGCGTTGGTGTAAGTAATGGTTTTGATGCTTTGGTTTTAATTTTTAAAGGCTATATAGAGTTAGGTGTATTAAAAAAAGGGGATGAGGTTATTGTGCCTGCTCATACTTTTATTGCTTCAACTTTAGCCATTATTGAAGCTGGATTGACACCAGTTTTAATTGAGCCAAATCCAGATACCTTCAATATCGAAGCCACAACTATCAAACATCATATTACTGATAAGACTAAAGCCATTTTAGTCGTTCATTTATATGGACAACTATGTGATATGCAATCCATAACAGAATTAGCCAAATTACATAATTTAATAATCGTAGAAGATGCTGCACAAGCACATGGTGCTAAAAATCAAATAGGAAGTGCAGGTAGTTTAGCAGATGCAGCAGCGTTTAGTTTTTATCCTGCAAAAAATTTAGGTGCTTTAGGTGATGCTGGAGCAATAACGACTAACAATTCTAGTTTAGCAGAAGTCGTTTCAAAACTCAGAAATTATGGAACCACAACCAAATATCAAAATGAAATTTTAGGCGTAAATAATAGATTGGATGAACTGCAAGCATTGTTTTTAAATATAAAATTAAAGTCTTTGGATCAGGACAACAAAGCTAGACAGACCATTGCAAAACGTTATATTTCTGAAATTAAAAACCAAAAAATAAAACTTCCATATTATGACGGATCACAAAATCATGTGTTTCATTTGTTTGTGGTTTTGGTAGAAAACAGAAAGTCTTTTATTGAATATTTAAAAGTAAATAATATAGAAACTGCAATACACTATCCAACTCCACCACATAAACAGCAAGCGCTTTATCGAATTAACCACTTAAAATTTCCAATAACAGAAAAAATTCACGAAACTTGCGTGAGTTTACCAATTAGTCCGATAATGACTAATTTAGAGGTAGATACAGTAATTGATAAACTGAATAATTACTAA
- a CDS encoding GNAT family N-acetyltransferase yields MDYHKDRFTDHSLLVFQDEKLIAVLPANITEATLHSHQGLTYGGLIYSEKLKFKVVLDIFKAILQYLHQQEIKLLNLKILPSIYTKIPNEELNYLMFLVEAKLHRRDALSVVNMSQKIKLSKDRVEGYKRGVKQNLVVKEVGQFDEFWNLILIPNLNTKHNTSPVHSLTEITTLKQNFNSQIRQFNVYKDDKIVAGTTIFETKHVAHSQYISGNNNKNELGSLDFLHHHLLTNIFKDKPYFDFGTSNENEGKKVNHGLQYWKEGFGARTIIQDFYSVDTKNFNKLNSVFI; encoded by the coding sequence ATGGATTACCATAAAGACCGATTTACAGACCACTCGTTACTAGTATTTCAAGATGAAAAATTAATTGCAGTGTTACCAGCCAATATAACTGAAGCTACTTTACACTCGCATCAAGGACTAACTTATGGAGGGCTGATTTATTCTGAAAAGTTAAAGTTTAAAGTTGTTTTAGATATATTTAAAGCTATTTTACAATATTTACACCAACAGGAAATTAAGCTGTTAAACTTAAAAATATTACCTTCTATTTATACCAAAATTCCTAATGAAGAGCTTAACTATTTAATGTTTTTAGTAGAGGCTAAACTACATAGAAGAGATGCTTTATCTGTTGTCAACATGAGTCAAAAAATCAAGTTGTCTAAAGATAGAGTAGAAGGTTATAAACGAGGAGTGAAACAAAACTTAGTCGTCAAGGAAGTAGGACAATTTGATGAGTTTTGGAATTTAATTTTGATACCTAACCTCAATACTAAACACAATACAAGTCCAGTCCATAGTTTAACAGAAATAACGACACTTAAACAAAATTTTAACTCTCAGATTAGACAATTTAATGTTTATAAAGATGATAAGATTGTTGCTGGTACAACGATATTTGAAACTAAACATGTGGCGCATTCCCAATATATATCAGGAAATAACAATAAAAATGAACTAGGAAGTTTAGACTTTTTGCACCATCATTTACTAACTAATATTTTTAAAGACAAACCGTATTTTGATTTTGGAACGTCTAATGAAAACGAGGGTAAAAAAGTCAATCATGGACTGCAATACTGGAAAGAAGGTTTTGGAGCACGAACAATTATTCAAGATTTTTATTCAGTAGACACTAAGAATTTTAATAAGTTAAATTCAGTTTTTATATGA
- the typA gene encoding translational GTPase TypA has product MANIKNIAIIAHVDHGKTTLVDKIMYHCQLFRENENTGDLILDNNDLERERGITITSKNVSVIYKDTKINIIDTPGHADFGGEVERVLNMADGVLLLVDAFEGPMPQTRFVLQKAIDLGLKPCVVVNKVDKENCTPEEVHEKVFDLMFELGAEEWQLDFPTVYGSAKNNWMSDDWQKPTENIEPLLDMVIEHIPAPKIPEGNTQMLITSLDFSSFTGRIAIGRLTRGELKVGQQISLVKRDGKIVKNRIKELHVFEGLGRIKVDQVQTGDICAIVGLEGFDIGDTVADFENPEGLKTIAIDEPTMSMLFTINDSPFFGKDGKFVTSRHIKERLNKELEKNLALRVEETDSADKFMVFGRGVLHLSVLIETMRREGYELQIGQPQVIIKEIDGVKCEPVEEMTIDLPEHVSGKAVEMVTMRKGEMLSMEAKGERMVCEFLIPSRGIIGLRNQLLTATAGEAIMAHRFKEYQPLKGGIPERQNGSLVSMEKGQAIPYSIDKLQDRGKFFVDPGEDIYEGQVIGENSRGDDMVVNVTKTKKLSNVRSSGADDKAKIVPAIKFSLEEALEYIQKDEYVEVTPNHLRLRKVFLTEVERKRNKII; this is encoded by the coding sequence ATGGCTAATATTAAAAACATTGCAATTATTGCACACGTTGACCACGGGAAAACGACTTTGGTTGATAAAATTATGTATCACTGTCAATTATTTCGTGAAAACGAAAACACAGGAGATCTAATCTTAGATAATAACGATTTAGAGCGTGAAAGAGGAATTACAATTACTTCTAAAAACGTATCGGTTATTTATAAAGACACAAAAATCAATATTATTGATACACCTGGTCACGCCGATTTTGGAGGAGAAGTAGAGCGTGTATTGAATATGGCAGACGGTGTTTTGTTATTAGTAGATGCTTTTGAAGGTCCAATGCCACAAACACGATTTGTATTACAAAAAGCAATCGATTTAGGGTTAAAACCTTGTGTGGTAGTTAATAAAGTTGACAAAGAAAACTGTACTCCAGAAGAAGTACATGAAAAAGTGTTTGATTTAATGTTTGAATTAGGAGCAGAAGAGTGGCAGTTAGACTTCCCAACAGTTTACGGTTCTGCAAAAAACAATTGGATGAGCGACGATTGGCAAAAGCCAACCGAAAATATCGAACCATTATTGGATATGGTTATCGAGCATATACCTGCACCAAAAATTCCTGAAGGAAACACACAAATGTTAATCACATCTTTAGACTTTTCGTCGTTTACAGGTCGTATTGCAATTGGACGTTTAACTCGTGGTGAATTAAAAGTAGGACAGCAAATTTCTTTGGTTAAAAGAGATGGTAAGATTGTTAAAAATAGAATTAAAGAATTACACGTTTTTGAAGGTCTAGGTCGTATTAAAGTAGATCAAGTTCAGACTGGAGATATTTGTGCAATAGTAGGTTTAGAAGGATTTGATATTGGAGATACAGTTGCCGATTTTGAAAATCCTGAAGGATTAAAAACTATAGCTATTGACGAGCCAACAATGAGTATGTTATTTACTATTAACGACTCGCCTTTCTTTGGTAAAGATGGTAAGTTTGTAACGTCTAGACATATTAAAGAAAGACTAAATAAAGAGCTTGAAAAAAACTTAGCACTTCGTGTTGAAGAAACAGATAGTGCAGATAAATTTATGGTTTTTGGACGTGGTGTATTACACTTATCGGTGTTAATAGAAACTATGCGTCGTGAAGGTTACGAGTTACAAATTGGACAACCACAAGTTATTATTAAGGAGATTGATGGTGTTAAATGCGAACCAGTAGAAGAAATGACTATAGATTTACCAGAGCACGTATCAGGTAAAGCTGTAGAGATGGTAACGATGCGTAAAGGAGAAATGTTAAGTATGGAAGCTAAAGGCGAGCGTATGGTATGCGAGTTTTTAATTCCGTCAAGAGGTATTATTGGATTACGTAATCAATTATTAACTGCAACAGCTGGTGAAGCTATTATGGCACACCGTTTTAAAGAGTATCAACCATTAAAAGGTGGTATTCCTGAACGTCAAAACGGATCGTTAGTGTCTATGGAAAAAGGGCAAGCAATACCTTATTCTATCGATAAATTACAAGATAGAGGTAAGTTTTTTGTTGATCCAGGAGAAGATATTTACGAAGGTCAAGTGATTGGAGAAAATTCTCGTGGTGACGATATGGTGGTTAATGTTACTAAAACTAAAAAGTTAAGTAACGTACGTAGTAGTGGAGCAGATGATAAAGCTAAAATTGTGCCTGCAATTAAGTTTTCGTTAGAAGAAGCTTTAGAATATATTCAAAAAGATGAATATGTTGAAGTTACACCTAACCACTTACGTTTACGTAAAGTATTTTTAACTGAAGTAGAACGTAAAAGAAATAAAATTATCTAA
- a CDS encoding DUF4836 family protein — protein MKKIIYLLTIAILFASCGTKSEEAKFIPKHAIGVMYVNVKSLSEKSEGLDFKDLKVNSLMEDKAPKELKDFMSEFMTSENINKTFRKEYILGFMTYKRLTGVGGLILPINNAESFEAFIQPMIDKMPRLEKETNVGKDDAFTVYSNRELAIGWNNKTALLIGANNYAGAELKDLTTLDASETVLTTKYFNDFFDKGQDMGVHITSTPLGDAFDGLLSMFAGLDVNLEDNNIAYYGSFEKDHIHTETKLKLNKDIKSLSGYKDWMSTDYNRDMLDVLPKDALLVGKLSINLENLHEHFYDLRDNKTLPMEAREELKKSLKRMDRDFNKEFNMDTKTFAKIFDGSALFALTEGQTVKDSVYSYNYYTDEEEYKIVEKKMPNMFGAIGVKDKAKFDRLFNKIKDLGAPIQEISTNYYEVDRNTFMVISDSFVFFTNHANSADEVKNNGKLATNLSDFEHKDKLSHSIYLYTKGNITNIAQDFTNMYNPYGRNNFYRVDAMDELTEISGKLYEKYFGENHYFIDADGAESFTYTKGDKNSLIQTILYGDEMAKTMSELEDKTEDVKIEDLIEETIIESTKTK, from the coding sequence ATGAAAAAAATCATCTACCTACTAACCATTGCCATTTTGTTTGCCAGTTGTGGCACTAAAAGTGAAGAAGCAAAATTTATCCCTAAACATGCTATTGGTGTCATGTATGTTAATGTTAAATCACTTTCAGAAAAAAGTGAAGGACTGGACTTTAAAGACTTAAAGGTTAATAGCTTAATGGAAGACAAAGCACCTAAAGAACTTAAAGACTTTATGAGTGAATTTATGACGTCTGAAAACATAAATAAAACCTTTAGAAAAGAATATATCCTAGGATTTATGACTTACAAAAGGCTTACTGGTGTTGGTGGACTAATTTTACCAATTAATAACGCAGAATCATTTGAAGCTTTTATACAACCTATGATTGATAAAATGCCAAGATTAGAAAAAGAAACTAACGTAGGAAAAGATGATGCTTTTACTGTGTATTCTAACCGAGAGCTAGCAATTGGATGGAACAATAAAACTGCACTTTTGATAGGAGCTAATAATTATGCTGGCGCAGAATTAAAAGACTTAACAACATTAGACGCTTCTGAAACTGTGTTAACCACAAAATATTTTAACGACTTTTTTGATAAAGGTCAAGATATGGGTGTGCATATTACATCAACTCCACTAGGAGATGCTTTTGATGGTTTGTTAAGTATGTTTGCTGGTTTAGACGTTAATTTAGAGGATAATAATATAGCCTATTATGGTAGTTTTGAAAAGGACCATATCCATACTGAAACTAAATTAAAATTAAATAAAGATATTAAGTCTTTAAGTGGTTATAAAGATTGGATGAGTACAGATTATAACAGAGACATGTTAGACGTTTTACCAAAAGACGCTTTGTTAGTTGGAAAACTATCTATTAATTTAGAAAATTTACACGAGCATTTTTATGACTTAAGAGACAACAAAACGCTACCAATGGAAGCTAGAGAAGAGCTGAAAAAAAGCTTAAAACGAATGGATAGAGACTTTAACAAAGAATTTAATATGGACACTAAAACATTTGCCAAAATCTTTGATGGATCTGCACTTTTTGCTTTAACAGAAGGTCAAACAGTAAAAGACTCAGTATACAGTTATAATTATTATACAGACGAAGAAGAATACAAAATAGTCGAGAAAAAAATGCCTAACATGTTTGGTGCAATTGGCGTTAAAGACAAAGCTAAATTTGACAGACTTTTTAATAAAATTAAAGATCTTGGTGCACCAATACAAGAGATTAGCACCAACTATTATGAGGTAGATCGTAACACATTTATGGTCATATCAGATAGTTTTGTGTTTTTTACAAATCATGCTAATAGTGCAGACGAGGTTAAAAATAATGGAAAATTAGCCACTAACCTTTCAGACTTTGAACACAAAGATAAATTGTCACACTCCATTTATTTATACACTAAAGGTAATATCACCAATATTGCTCAAGATTTTACAAATATGTATAATCCATATGGTAGAAATAATTTTTACAGAGTAGATGCAATGGATGAACTAACCGAAATAAGTGGTAAGTTATATGAAAAATACTTTGGAGAAAACCACTATTTTATTGATGCAGATGGAGCCGAATCTTTTACCTACACTAAAGGTGACAAAAACTCTTTAATCCAAACGATTCTTTATGGTGATGAAATGGCTAAAACTATGAGCG